From bacterium:
TGAGGGGCGAAGCAATCTTTGTTTCCCCACCACCGGGGCAAAAAGGATTGCTTCGTGGTCCGCCGCCGGCAGACTCCTCGCAATGACGGGTGGCGGGCATCCCGTGAATGCCCGCCATCACACGGGGGCGTATTGCATACGCCCCTCCCCCCAGCGGCCGCGCTGGCGTTGGAACGGCGGAAGCGATGATCGCTCCCCCACAAAAAAACGCCGCCCCCGCATCACGGGGGCGGCGCCATTGTTGCCTTGCCGAAACGTCGACTACTTCATCAACACCATCTTGCGGGTTGTCATCTCCGCGCCCGCCTGCAGGCGATAGAGGTAGATGCCCGACGGCACCTGCGCGCCGCTTACGTCGCGGCCATCCCAGGAAACCGAATGCGGTCCGGCGGCCTGGAACTCATTGACGAGCACGCCCATCGACTGGCCGAGGATGTTGAAGATCTCCAGCCGCACCGAGCCGTCTTCCGGCAGCGCATACTGGATCACCGTGCCGGCGTTGAACGGGTTCGGGCTGTTGGTCAGGCCGAAGTCGCCGGGCACCATCGCCACCTTCGGCAGCGACGTCAGATCGCCGATGACCCGAATGCAGTCGCTGGCGACAAACTCATCGCCATCCTCGGTCAGGCCGGTCAGCGTCAGCAACACCTCTGTGCCGTGCGACAACGGCGCGATCGCCGCGAGAATCTCCGACAGCTGGAACTTGAGCGTCATGTCCATGATCCGGTCCGGACCGGCGGACGTGCATTCGCACTCCTCCGGATCCATCACCGGGCGCGACACATTCTCGAAGCTCCAGCGCAGCGGCGCCACGCCTTCGAGACGCACCGTCATCGGATCGATCTCGTGCACATCGAAGTCCATCGTGCCGAGGATCGCCACCGGCAACACGGCCTTCGACTTGTTCCAGTTGCGTTCGACGTTGACCGGATTCGGGCACGATCCCGGCTTGATATCCAAAACCGCTTCGAGCTGGCCGCCTTCGGTCTCCACCGTCACCGTGAAGGTGCAGGTGTCGGCGTTGCCCGCCAGGTCGGTCCCGATCACCGTCACCAGCGTCGCGCCGACCGGGAAGCAGAAGCCCGACGGGGGCGCCGCCGTCAGACTCTGCAGCCCGCAGAAATCGAACGCCGAGGCGACGTGGTTGACGGCCACACACGTCTCCCCTTCCT
This genomic window contains:
- a CDS encoding HYR domain-containing protein: GGAVTLAQYPAGPYPIGQTNVTLVVHDDEGDSAVCLSTVTVRDLTPPTVTCPGDTTITIQEGETCVAVNHVASAFDFCGLQSLTAAPPSGFCFPVGATLVTVIGTDLAGNADTCTFTVTVETEGGQLEAVLDIKPGSCPNPVNVERNWNKSKAVLPVAILGTMDFDVHEIDPMTVRLEGVAPLRWSFENVSRPVMDPEECECTSAGPDRIMDMTLKFQLSEILAAIAPLSHGTEVLLTLTGLTEDGDEFVASDCIRVIGDLTSLPKVAMVPGDFGLTNSPNPFNAGTVIQYALPEDGSVRLEIFNILGQSMGVLVNEFQAAGPHSVSWDGRDVSGAQVPSGIYLYRLQAGAEMTTRKMVLMK